In the Silurus meridionalis isolate SWU-2019-XX chromosome 6, ASM1480568v1, whole genome shotgun sequence genome, one interval contains:
- the rps4x gene encoding 40S ribosomal protein S4, X isoform, with protein MARGPKKHLKRVAAPKHWMLDKLTGVFAPRPSTGPHKLRECLPLIIFLRNRLKYALTGDEVKKICMQRFIKVDGKVRTDITYPAGFMDVISIEKTGENFRLIYDVKGRFTVHRITNEEAKYKLCKVRKLLVGTKGIPHLVTHDARTIRYPDPMIKANDTVRIDLETGKITDFIKFDTGNLCMVTGGANLGRIGVITNRERHPGSFDVVHVKDSTGNSFATRLSNIFVIGKGNKAWVSIPRGKGIRLTIAEERDKRLAAKQSSS; from the exons ATG gcCCGAGGACCGAAGAAGCACCTGAAGCGCGTTGCAGCGCCTAAGCACTGGATGCTTGACAAACTTACTGGAGTGTTT GCTCCTCGGCCCTCCACCGGTCCCCACAAGCTGAGGGAGTGCCTGCCCCTCATCATCTTTTTGAGGAACCGGCTTAAGTACGCTCTGACCGGAGACGAGGTCAAGAAGATCTGCATGCAGAGGTTCATCAAGGTCGATGGAAAGGTCCGCACCGATATCACCTACCCTGCTGGATTTATGG ATGTGATCAGCATTGAGAAGACTGGAGAGAACTTCCGCTTGATCTATGATGTGAAAGGCCGTTTCACCGTCCACCGTATCACCAACGAGGAGGCCAAG TACAAGCTGTGCAAGGTGAGGAAGCTCCTTGTTGGCACTAAGGGAATCCCCCACCTAGTGACCCACGATGCCCGCACCATCCGCTACCCTGATCCCATGATCAAGGCCAATGACACGGTCCGCATTGACCTGGAGACTGGCAAAATCACAGACTTCATCAAGTTTGACACTG GTAACCTGTGCATGGTGACAGGCGGTGCTAACTTGGGTCGTATTGGTGTCATCACCAACCGAGAGAGGCACCCTGGCTCCTTTGATGTGGTTCACGTGAAGGACAGCACGGGCAACAGCTTTGCCACCAGGCTTTCCAACATCTTTGTCATTGGCAAG GGTAACAAGGCATGGGTGTCCATTCCTCGTGGAAAGGGTATCCGTCTGACCATTGCTGAAGAGAGAGACAAGAGACTGGCTGCCAAGCAGAGCAGCAGCTAA
- the cited1 gene encoding LOW QUALITY PROTEIN: cbp/p300-interacting transactivator 1 (The sequence of the model RefSeq protein was modified relative to this genomic sequence to represent the inferred CDS: inserted 1 base in 1 codon) → MRLLLLSSSSMKDRDSLSLLHYTNSGKTGPQYPPPNLHSPSPGLTKSQPFCLQSSQHLIASMQLXKLNSHYQSLAASSTVSSGSNRGFGSASMSPAQISGPGMAQGSGIIDSDPVDEDVLMSLVVELGLDRANELPELWLGQNEFDFISDVPAGC, encoded by the exons ATGAGATTACTGCTGCTCTCCAGCTCAAGCATGAAAGACCGTGACTCTCTGTCCCTTCTGCACTACACAAACTCTGGCAAAACAGGCCCACAGTACCCCCCTCCTAATCTCCACTCTCCCTCCCCAGGCCTCACGAAGTCCCAGCCCTTCTGTCTGCAGTCCAGTCAGCACCTCATAGCCTCCATGCAGC CAAAACTCAACAGTCACTATCAGAGCCTGGCTGCCTCCTCTACAGTCTCTTCCGGATCCAACAGAGGATTCGGCAGTGCTTCGATGAGTCCAGCGCAAATCTCTGGCCCAGGGATGGCTCAAGGGTCTGGGATCATAGATTCTGATCCAGTGGACGAGGATGTCTTGATGTCTCTGGTAGTGGAGCTCGGTTTGGACAGGGCTAATGAACTTCCAGAGCTGTGGCTGGGCCAGAATGAGTTTGACTTCATATCAGATGTACCTGCTGGGTGCTGA